Within Wyeomyia smithii strain HCP4-BCI-WySm-NY-G18 chromosome 2, ASM2978416v1, whole genome shotgun sequence, the genomic segment CAGCGCCTGTGAATATTCCAACAAAGGACACATCAAAGTCTACAGAAAAGTCTAAGATTAAGGCAAATAAAGCGCAGAAGACTGCTGCCCCAGTTCCAGATATAAAAGTAAGTTCTTAGTCttttaaatttacatttgtaTTAAACAAGTTTGTTGATGCGCAGGTAAAGAAATCGCAGAAAATCTCTAAAAAAGCTGCTAAGGGAAAAACCGATCAAACGAAACTTTCTGAAGTTGCTGCtaccaaaaaaccgaaaaagaaCAAAAAGGTAAGTATTTGATACTCagaaaaaatcacgaaatttgaACATTCGTTTCTCGGTTTACAGGCCAAAAAGACGAAAGTCGACGAAGAACCATCCACAGTAGAAACCGAACCGACATCGGTTCCTGAACTATTGGTAACCAGAGAGACAATTCAGTCGGCGCTGAAAGCCTGCAAGAAAGCGTTGGATGGCGGCTTTGAGCAGAAGAAGAACCTTTTCGGAGAGGACATGAAGTATGCGCTGCAGATTTCCTCCGTAAAAATACCCGATGTTCCGAGCCGGAACTGTAGAATGTATGACCAGTTTATCTTTGTTtcgtttaaatttcaaaattgttttgatttttagcCATCTACCAAATCCGATCTACAAAAACGGAGACGATATTTGTCTAATTGTTAAAGATTTGGAACGTGGCAGCAAACAGGACTACGAACCTACACTGAACCATTGGGAAGACAAACTACGTGAGCTGGGGATCGATTACGTTACGATGGTTATTCCCTTCCAGCAGCTCAAGCAAGATTATCGGCAATATGAAATGAAGCTGAAGCTTGTGCATCGATTCGATCGTTTTCTAGTGGATGCCCGTATTAGTGGTCACGTTTACGGTTTCCTGGGTACCAATTTTATTCGGCGATGTAAAAATCCAACCCCAGTTGTACTAGAACACGATGATAAAATCGTGAAGAATATGGACAAAGCTTTGTGCCAGTTGACCTATAAGCAAACTAACACCGGTAGGACGTCCGAAATTCAGTTTGCTACTCACAAAACGCCACTGGAAAAGGCCGTTGAAAATGCGGAAGCATTAATCGAAAATTTGAAAACTCAGTTCCCAGGGGGGTGGCAGAACATCCGTACGATTTATTTGAAACCGATGGTCGATATTAAACTTTCGCTTCCGTTGTATGTAAGCAAAATCGATCCCAATCTGGTACCAGTACCGAAAGCCTCCGGCCCGCGGGAGAAGTTTGAAAAGAAGATGAACGCACAACTCCTGCAAAGTACTTCTAATAAATACCAGTTCCAGGCGGGTAATCTGGTACGGCACAAGCTAGAAAAACGTAAGGAATTGGATAGACAGGAAGGCGGCAAAAAGGTGAAAGCTTATAATAAGAAAACGAAAGGGAAACACGAGCAGCCAGCCGCTCAGCAACACAGCGATGGTGATGAAGACGATGTTGATATGCAAAATGTGGTGGAAAAAGCGAGCGATACCGAGCAGAGCGATTTGGCAGATGACAGCGATTAATTGTACTTCCGGTGGGAAACAATTGGTTCAAATGGAGCCTTTTGTTTGCCATGGTCATTTATTACTGTACAATAAAATGAATTTCGTTTACTAGAACAATTTGGAATTGATTGTTACTTTGAAATTTGTCCTCAGCAATAAACTTTATTGGTTAACCAAATGGAACATTCATTCTGAAACAGGATTTTAACATATAGGTGACTGTTGAAAAGAAGCAGGCTGTGATTTTTCTCATGGACCTTCCTGTCAAATTTTTTACGATCCAGCAAAAACTACAATTTGTTGTTCCATtattgtcttttttttcaaGACAAAAGAACAGTTTACAGTAAAAAATAAAGTGTTTTGCTAGTGAAAAGTCATCGAACCTAGGTATTTGATGAGCTACAGAACCtggtgtaattttttagttccCATTGATGATTAGAGATGAGATGACGTACAATGATGCTCTGGTAAGTCTTTGTTTGAGCTCCTCTATGGCATATGTGCGAGCATTTTAACTAAAATTATCTAAATGACAAATGCCTTTGGAATCAATTATTTATCGTTTATTTATTTAACATCAGTCAGCTACAGCTACCGACAGCTCAGCACAAATGTTTTATTCGAAATTCTCGATTGAAAGCGTCTAGATTATTTGAGATTATTActtcttctttttatttgttaatggagactttaaattttaaaattcattcGTCTCCGAATTATTACTTAAAAAGTAATGAATTTTACTGTTTTCATCTTATTACCAGCAGTTGAAGCAATTCCACTATTTTATTTTAAGCTAgctgaccattttttttttgattaattttaaacattttgtcTGTAGTCTGCAAATGGACCGAATATTTcatacgttcaaactcaaaagacaaTTTGTTTGAAATGACTCATTTTATCGGAATAAGAACATCCTCGCCTCAGAAATTGCCAGTATCGTTGCTTGTAATACATTGCTTTTCTGTACATCATCTAAATTTTGGAAACACTCATTTTGGGTGGTACTCGGTCATTTTCAGTTGTTTCCAAGAAACCAGAAATCGTCtttttggatttgaaaatgttatgtgacagacagacagacagacagacagacagacagacagacagacagacagacagacagacagac encodes:
- the LOC129726129 gene encoding ribosomal L1 domain-containing protein CG13096-like is translated as MKIKTDKKIKKKDSKLHSISKSSEVIVKQKAKKSAPKAAAVLPVTFAEKKVLSVKKKNKRQNLKVAAVQSAPVNIPTKDTSKSTEKSKIKANKAQKTAAPVPDIKVKKSQKISKKAAKGKTDQTKLSEVAATKKPKKNKKAKKTKVDEEPSTVETEPTSVPELLVTRETIQSALKACKKALDGGFEQKKNLFGEDMKYALQISSVKIPDVPSRNCRIHLPNPIYKNGDDICLIVKDLERGSKQDYEPTLNHWEDKLRELGIDYVTMVIPFQQLKQDYRQYEMKLKLVHRFDRFLVDARISGHVYGFLGTNFIRRCKNPTPVVLEHDDKIVKNMDKALCQLTYKQTNTGRTSEIQFATHKTPLEKAVENAEALIENLKTQFPGGWQNIRTIYLKPMVDIKLSLPLYVSKIDPNLVPVPKASGPREKFEKKMNAQLLQSTSNKYQFQAGNLVRHKLEKRKELDRQEGGKKVKAYNKKTKGKHEQPAAQQHSDGDEDDVDMQNVVEKASDTEQSDLADDSD